The genomic DNA CAGGTCTTTGTATTCCGCCCAACGCTGGGCGTGGGTATCGACAGGCTCGCCGCCGCTATAGCGATAGCCTTTCGGCGGGTTGGGTACATAACCGCTCATGCAGCGTCCTTTTTCGTCCTTGTATGTTCCCAGCCTGAGGCTGGGACAGAATGACGTTCACGGGAAGCACAAGCGCTGGCTGTAGGACAATTCCTGTAATCAGTGCTGATTTCCCTGTTCCATGTCATTGCAGGGCAGGATGGTAACCTCACTAACATCACGGTTTGAATGGTGGCATTTTGCGCACGCGCTGCCGTTGTTGATTGACTGAGAGCGAAAAAGGCCCTGAGTGATGCGAACAATCGCATCGCTCATGGCCTTTTTTGGTATCTCAAAGGTAATTATTTTGACTATCTTAAGGGCAACCCAGAGATACAAAGCCAACCTTTGGATTGGCCGGCGCAGGAGTGGTGGACATGTCTAACCTCGGTATTTTGTGACATCGCTTTCTTGGTGCGAAAGCCGACGGACGGGCGCTTAGGGCGCGCCTCTGATCAAAAAGTGCGCAATTCTAGCGGCGAGGAGCGCACTTGACCAGCTTTATGCCGGGAAATACGACGAGTGCTGCGCTATGCTTCGCGCCGTTGAGCTTTACCAATTTTTTACAGTCAACAAAACGTCTGTAACAACAGGTAAAACAGCGCATGCTGCACCACAAAGCATAGTGCTTCATTCAAAGAAGCCGGTTCTAAAATCAGGAGTGTTGGATGGGTCAGGCAAGTAGTCATGCGGCAGGCGCCGAGGGTTCGGCCTCCAAGCCGCTGAGCATGCTGGTCGCGGCGGTCGGGGTAGTTTACGGCGACATCGGCACGAGCCCATTGTACACCCTTAAAGAAGTGTTTTCCGGCGGTTACGGCGTACCGGTCAACCACGACGGCGTGCTGGGCATTCTGTCGTTGATCTTCTGGTCGCTGATCTGGGTCGTGTCGATCAAATACATGATGTTCGTGCTGCGCGCGGACAACCAGGGCGAGGGCGGCATCATGGCGCTCACGGCGCTGGCACGGCGGGCGGCAGGGCATCGCAAGAAGTTGCGGTCGTTGCTGGTGGTGTGCGGACTGATCGGCGCGGCGCTGTTTTATGGCGATAGCATGATCACCCCGGCGATTTCCGTGTTGTCGGCGATTGAAGGTCTGGGGCTGGCATTCGATGGCATCGACCATTGGGTCGTGCCGCTGTCGCTGGTGGTGCTGGTCGGGTTGTTCCTGATCCAGAGCCATGGCACCGCGCGAATCGGCATCCTGTTCGGGCCGATCATGGTCACCTGGTTCCTCGTCCTTGGCGCCCTCGGTGTGTATGGCATCAGCCACGCACCAGAAGTGCTGCATGCGATGAACCCGATATGGGCGGTGAATTTCTTCGTCGTTCATCCGGGTATGGGCGTAGCGATTCTCGGTGCCGTAGTGCTGGCGCTGACCGGTGCCGAAGCGCTGTACGCCGACATGGGCCACTTCGGTCGCAAGCCAATTGCCCGCGCGTGGTTCATCCTGGTGTTGCCGGCGCTGGTGCTTAACTACTTCGGTCAGGGCGCCTTGCTCCTGGAAAACCCTGAGGCGGCGCGTAACCCGTTCTATCTGCTGGCACCGAGTTGGGCATTGATTCCGCTGGTCGGCTTGTCGACGCTGGCCACGGTGATCGCCTCGCAAGCGGTGATTTCCGGTGCGTTCTCCCTGACCCGTCAGGCGATCCAGCTCGGATACATCCCGCGCATGTACATCCAGCACACCTCCAGCGATGAGCAGGGCCAGATCTACATCGGCGCGGTGAACTGGGCGCTGATGGTTGGCGTTGTGCTGCTGGTGCTGGGCTTCGAATCCTCCGGCGCCTTGGCCTCGGCCTACGGTGTGGCGGTGACGGGCACCATGCTGATGACCACCATTCTGGTGTCGGCGGTAATGCTGCTGCTGTGGAAATGGCCACCGATCCTCGCGGTGCCGGTGCTGATCGGCTTCCTGCTGGTGGACGGTCTGTACTTCGCTGCCAACGTGCCGAAGATCGTTCAGGGCGGCGCCTTCCCGGTGATCGCCGGTATCGCGCTGTTTGTGCTGATGACCACCTGGAAACGCGGCAAACAACTGCTGGTCGAACGCCTCGACGAAGGCGCGCTGCCTCTACCGATCTTTATCAGCAGCATCCGCGTGCAACCACCGCATCGCGTGCAGGGCACCGCGGTGTTCCTCACCGCGCGCTCCGACGCCGTGCCGCATGCGCTGTTGCACAACCTGCTGCACAACCAGGTGCTGCACGAGCAGGTGGTGCTGCTGACGGTGGTCTACGAAGACATCCCGCGCGTACCGCCATCGCGCCGCTTCGAAGTGGAAGCGCACGGGGAGGGGTTCTTCCGGGTGATCCTGCACTTCGGCTTCACCGACGAGCCGGATGTGCCGCAGGCGCTGAAGCTGTGTCATCTGGATGATCTGGACTTCAGCCCGATGCGCACCACGTACTTCCTCAGCCGCGAAACGGTAATTGCCTCGAAACTTGAGGGCATGGCGCGTTGGCGTGAGGCGTTGTTTGCGTTCATGTTGAAGAATGCCAATGGGAACTTGAGGTTCTTTAATTTGCCGTTGAACCGGGTGATTGAGCTGGGGACGCAGGTGGAGATGTAAGCCTGCGCCTCAACTGAAAAGCCCCCGTCGGCCTTGTGGCTGGCGGGGGCTTTTTTGTGCATGCACATAAACTTCAAACCCACCACAAATCCCCTGTGGGAGCTAGCCTGCTAGCGATGGCTGAGTGTCAGACAGCACATCTTTACCAGATCCACCGCAATCGCTAGCAGGCTAGCTTCCACAGGGTTAAGTGGTGCGTTCAGGCAGATCGATTTCAGATTCGGTCTTCGTCCGCGCAGGTCGTGGCATCAACGCCTGAATCACGTCATCAATCAAGGCCTTGCCCATCACCGTCAGGTAATGCGCAGCCCAGGCATGGCGGTCGGTGTCTTTGATGAAGTCCGCGTCCTCGGCGAAGGATTTGGCGAGGGATAGCAGGTCGGAGGATTGCGACAAGGCATTGAGGATCGGGATGCCGGAGCGGACGTTGAAGAACGCTTGATCCGAGTTGTAGAGGAAGGGGGTGAAGCCGATGGTTTTAAGATCTGATGGATGGTTCATTGTCAGTTCCCTTGATTTCGAGAGCTGCCGCATCCGATACCAAGCGAATGGGTGGCAGCTGTGCGCAGGTTGGTAAACCGGGGAATCAAGGAAACCGGCACGCCCGAAAGCGTCCCACGCACAGCTGCCATAACACTGGGGTACAGACGTGTAATACGCCTGAGTCGTGTCGGGTGCGCTGTTGCGCCTTATTCCACCGGGTTACCAAGCCCGATCGCTGAATGGGTCAGCGACGTCCGGAGAGTATCCCGTCAAAAAACAGCGCAATAGAGCGGCACAGCGTCCCAACAAGAGTTTCGGAGTTTGCCTACAAGGTCTGTGGACGTCATCCGATATTGCGAGACTGGAAGTAAACGATACTAAACGTCTGACACGAACCGACGTGTGCAAAGCATTCAGGTACGTATGACAGCATCAGCGCAACAAGAATCACAGGATGAACCGAAGGACCTTCGGCTCGAAAAGAAGGCCAGTGAACGATTGCTCATCTTTGATCTGGCCCAAGCAATCAGCCATGAAGATATGCGGGCAAGGTATGCAGCGATTAGTGATCGACCCAAGGGCTTGACGACCCGACCTCGTCAGTGAGACAAGTGTCCACGTTTTATGGAATGTGGACACTTGAGGTTTTGAGCTAAATGAAGAGTCAAGACATTTTACTTTTGTTCAAAATGGCCAGTCTCCACGCTCAGGAAGAGAATCTCTTGGGGGAGATGGAGGTCGAATCGAATTCGGACAGGGTCGAAGAGCTGCTCAGGCCCTATGTCGTCAGCCGAATGTCCGCAGGGGAGAGTGTGGGGAAGCCATTGGTTACCTATTCCACTGATGGGGAAGACACAGTCTTCCAGCGCCGCGAATTCGATTCGCCTTTCGCTGATGGGCCAGGCTGGGAGGGATGGGCGGAACCAGCATCTGATCAACCGCTGACCAGTTGGAGCGATCGGTACTCTCTGCGTGCGCTGTCTGCCTCTCTCGGACTGAGCAAAAGCGAAGTCTCAAATGCTCTCGCCCGATGCCGGGAATCCGGATTGCTCATCCATGACTACGACACCGGGCTTGCCAAAGTGCACCGCCGGGAGCTGCTGAAAATTATCGAGCACGCACTGAAGTACTTCTTCCCGGTCAAGCCTGGCGCGATGGTTCGTGGCATACCCACAGGCTTTGCGGCGCCTGCGCTGTCCAAAAGCATCAAGAGTGCGGGTGGTTTGATTCCGGTCTGGCCGGATGCGCAGGGAACCGAGCGAGGTCAAGCGATCGAGCCGCTTTACAAAACAGTGCCGGAAGCGGTGAAAAAAGACCGGATCCTTTACCACTATCTGGCGCTCGCTGATGCAATCCGTCTGGGTGGTCCGCGTGAGTGTGGTGTGGCAATCAGTATTCTGAAGGCAGGGATGGGGCTGAAATAACATGTCGTCAAACGCGGATCACAACTACGAGCTCATTGAGTTCGTGGCTGAAGGCTTGGGCGAGGCGTTTCTCGCCGAAGTTGCTTTTGTTGGCGGTTGCACAACCGCCATGCTGGTTACAGATACAGCCGTGCTGGACGACATTCGTTTCACTGATGACGTTGATCTAGTGATCGAGTTGGCCGGTGTCAGCGCCTGGAACCAACTCACCGAACGGCTGGCGGCCAAGGGATTCAAGATCACCGGTGAGGACGAGGTCAATTGTCGTTTTCGCTTCAATGACGTTGTCGTGGATGTCATGCCTTCCGACCCTGCAGTGCTCGGCTATGCCAACCGCTGGTTCGTCGAGGGGCTGGCGAGGGCCGATAAATTCACCCTGCCCAGCGGCACTGTCATCCAGATATTCCAGCCCACGTATTTTCTCGCGACGAAACTGGAAGCTTTCGCAGGTCGGGGAAATGGCGATCCTTATCACAAGGATGTCGAGGACATGATCATCTTGATCGATGGTCGGCCTGAGCTGTTGGAGGAGGTGCGCCAGACTGACAAGGACCTCAAGGCGTTCATCACAGAGGGAATCCACAAGCTGATGGCGCTCGATGGGGTTGGCTATGTAATCGAAAGTTCAGGCTCGGTGCAGGCGAATCCAGGCAGAGGGCAGATTATTCACAGGCGTATGAAAGCGTTGGCCAACGCATGAGATACCACTCCCGATCAATCACTGGGCAAGCCAGCAGGGCAAATGATGACTATGCCGGAGCGACCTGTGAGGGTGACAGTGGGATTTTTGTTGTCGCGGATGGCACTTCGAGGCGCGGCAGTGGACAGCTGGCTGAAAGCTTCGTAAACGGCGTGTTGGCGGCTCATTCCACACAGATGGAGCAGGGAGGCTATCCTGCAGAGCCCGCAGCTGTTGAGCGTCTATTGGGTTCAATACTGGCGGATTTTCATGCGTCGTTGCCTGCTGATCAGACGGGAGCCATCTGTTACCTGATTGGCTTGCTCGCTCATGGCCGACTCACCATTGCATACGAGGGAGACTGTTCATGCGGGATTGTGACGCTGGCGGGAGCCATCGAGTGGATTACGCCACCTCACTGCAAGGCTAATTGGCGACGCGATCGTTCGCACTGTGAATTGGCACAAGACCCCGCACGAAATTCGGTAACGCG from Pseudomonas baetica includes the following:
- a CDS encoding potassium transporter Kup, with the protein product MLVAAVGVVYGDIGTSPLYTLKEVFSGGYGVPVNHDGVLGILSLIFWSLIWVVSIKYMMFVLRADNQGEGGIMALTALARRAAGHRKKLRSLLVVCGLIGAALFYGDSMITPAISVLSAIEGLGLAFDGIDHWVVPLSLVVLVGLFLIQSHGTARIGILFGPIMVTWFLVLGALGVYGISHAPEVLHAMNPIWAVNFFVVHPGMGVAILGAVVLALTGAEALYADMGHFGRKPIARAWFILVLPALVLNYFGQGALLLENPEAARNPFYLLAPSWALIPLVGLSTLATVIASQAVISGAFSLTRQAIQLGYIPRMYIQHTSSDEQGQIYIGAVNWALMVGVVLLVLGFESSGALASAYGVAVTGTMLMTTILVSAVMLLLWKWPPILAVPVLIGFLLVDGLYFAANVPKIVQGGAFPVIAGIALFVLMTTWKRGKQLLVERLDEGALPLPIFISSIRVQPPHRVQGTAVFLTARSDAVPHALLHNLLHNQVLHEQVVLLTVVYEDIPRVPPSRRFEVEAHGEGFFRVILHFGFTDEPDVPQALKLCHLDDLDFSPMRTTYFLSRETVIASKLEGMARWREALFAFMLKNANGNLRFFNLPLNRVIELGTQVEM
- a CDS encoding DUF3077 domain-containing protein yields the protein MNHPSDLKTIGFTPFLYNSDQAFFNVRSGIPILNALSQSSDLLSLAKSFAEDADFIKDTDRHAWAAHYLTVMGKALIDDVIQALMPRPARTKTESEIDLPERTT
- a CDS encoding MarR family transcriptional regulator, coding for MKSQDILLLFKMASLHAQEENLLGEMEVESNSDRVEELLRPYVVSRMSAGESVGKPLVTYSTDGEDTVFQRREFDSPFADGPGWEGWAEPASDQPLTSWSDRYSLRALSASLGLSKSEVSNALARCRESGLLIHDYDTGLAKVHRRELLKIIEHALKYFFPVKPGAMVRGIPTGFAAPALSKSIKSAGGLIPVWPDAQGTERGQAIEPLYKTVPEAVKKDRILYHYLALADAIRLGGPRECGVAISILKAGMGLK
- a CDS encoding serine/threonine protein phosphatase, with amino-acid sequence MRYHSRSITGQASRANDDYAGATCEGDSGIFVVADGTSRRGSGQLAESFVNGVLAAHSTQMEQGGYPAEPAAVERLLGSILADFHASLPADQTGAICYLIGLLAHGRLTIAYEGDCSCGIVTLAGAIEWITPPHCKANWRRDRSHCELAQDPARNSVTRCLKINRVPNPDFVCCALDAVERLVFVTDGFWADLTQAQQSTLLAVPDSDFSVGDDDVTWIDVQLGQRD